A section of the Candidatus Thermoplasmatota archaeon genome encodes:
- a CDS encoding UPF0179 family protein, whose amino-acid sequence MMVLVTLIGERQVKEGNEFVYSGPLSECKDCRLKGVCFNLEAGKRYRISSVRRLHHSCRVHEDGVRVVEVEIVPIDATVNTKTAVEGSTVTLEFPECGEIGCEHYRLCHPLGLKDRQKVTIIEVKKKVKCPRKRSLKMVKLA is encoded by the coding sequence ATGATGGTCCTAGTCACTCTCATCGGCGAAAGGCAGGTCAAAGAAGGAAACGAGTTTGTGTATAGTGGGCCCCTTTCTGAGTGCAAAGACTGCAGGCTCAAGGGAGTCTGCTTCAACCTCGAAGCGGGAAAGAGATATCGGATCAGTTCAGTGAGGAGGTTGCACCACAGCTGCAGAGTCCATGAGGACGGCGTACGTGTCGTCGAGGTGGAGATTGTCCCCATCGATGCCACCGTCAATACGAAGACCGCGGTCGAGGGCTCTACGGTGACACTTGAGTTCCCAGAATGTGGGGAAATCGGTTGCGAGCACTATCGGCTCTGTCATCCTCTGGGGTTGAAAGACCGCCAGAAGGTCACGATCATTGAAGTGAAGAAGAAGGTCAAGTGTCCTCGGAAGCGCTCGCTCAAGATGGTCAAACTGGCCTGA
- a CDS encoding molybdenum cofactor biosynthesis protein — translation MMRPFSKLLSFEDAETIMLKSVRQVERKEEISIGDVGGRVLAREIVSDMDVPPFDRSAMDGFAVRAEDTFPAGKFDPVELRVVGKSLAGHPSGAVVKNEECIEIATGAKLPDGVDAIVKVENTEVTDDTVKIFAPVHPGQDVSKRGEDIKAGQSVMKPGAYLDPSNVGVAAALGIEKLSVFERPTVAIVPTGAEIAPPGADLQEGQVYDINTYTLSQVALLNGCMPRPWGIVLDELEALRKALHEALSEDLVLFSGGSSVGETDILVDILKERGEILFHGIQVKPGKPTLCGEVDGKLVVGMPGYPASCLTNAYTLLAPVLRKMARVPPENERHMDVPISRRVVSSLGRLQLLTVRIEEEEAVPVYKESGAITSLADADGYIEIPINTELVEKGELVRVKLFRPV, via the coding sequence ATGATGCGCCCCTTCAGCAAGCTGTTGTCCTTCGAGGACGCCGAGACGATCATGCTCAAGAGCGTCAGGCAGGTCGAAAGGAAGGAGGAGATATCCATCGGAGACGTTGGCGGGCGGGTCCTGGCTCGGGAGATAGTCTCGGATATGGACGTGCCGCCCTTTGACCGCTCGGCGATGGACGGGTTCGCCGTGAGGGCAGAGGACACGTTCCCGGCGGGAAAGTTCGATCCCGTGGAGCTCCGCGTTGTTGGGAAGTCACTGGCGGGGCACCCATCTGGCGCAGTCGTCAAGAACGAAGAGTGCATCGAGATCGCGACCGGCGCCAAGCTCCCTGACGGCGTGGATGCAATCGTGAAGGTGGAGAACACCGAGGTCACGGACGACACCGTCAAGATCTTCGCACCCGTCCACCCTGGTCAGGATGTTTCCAAGAGGGGCGAGGACATCAAGGCAGGTCAAAGCGTCATGAAGCCTGGGGCGTATCTGGACCCGTCGAACGTCGGCGTTGCTGCCGCCCTGGGGATCGAAAAGCTAAGCGTCTTTGAGCGGCCTACAGTTGCCATAGTCCCGACGGGGGCCGAGATCGCGCCACCTGGAGCGGATCTGCAGGAGGGTCAGGTCTACGACATCAACACCTACACGCTCTCCCAGGTCGCTCTCCTGAACGGCTGTATGCCCCGCCCCTGGGGAATCGTTTTGGACGAACTCGAGGCCTTGCGGAAGGCGCTCCATGAGGCACTCTCCGAGGATCTTGTCCTCTTCTCTGGCGGGAGCTCCGTGGGCGAGACAGACATCCTCGTGGACATCCTCAAAGAACGGGGGGAGATACTGTTCCACGGCATTCAGGTGAAGCCCGGGAAGCCGACGCTCTGCGGGGAGGTTGATGGCAAGCTTGTCGTGGGGATGCCTGGCTATCCAGCGTCCTGTCTGACGAACGCCTACACGCTCCTCGCTCCTGTACTCAGAAAGATGGCAAGGGTCCCGCCGGAGAACGAGCGCCATATGGACGTTCCGATTTCCAGACGGGTCGTCTCAAGTCTGGGCAGGCTGCAGCTGCTCACGGTCAGAATCGAGGAAGAAGAGGCGGTACCGGTCTACAAGGAGTCGGGGGCCATCACCAGTCTCGCGGATGCAGACGGCTACATTGAGATTCCGATAAACACGGAGCTCGTCGAGAAGGGAGAGCTCGTTCGCGTTAAGCTCTTCAGGCCAGTTTGA
- a CDS encoding MogA/MoaB family molybdenum cofactor biosynthesis protein, with translation MGLEEHRRKGPEKVRCAIIVTSDTREAQTDRSGSTINQLLQDAGHEVTDYRIVPNSATSVADALEAALESSQVVVVSGGTGVSRKDITVDVVEPLFERRLSGFGELFRHLSYREIGSATIVSRAVAGTIGTTVIFCLPGSEGAVKLAMRELILPEISHIVGELEK, from the coding sequence ATGGGTCTCGAGGAGCACAGGAGGAAAGGACCGGAGAAGGTCAGATGCGCCATCATCGTGACCAGCGACACCAGGGAAGCTCAAACGGACAGATCGGGCAGCACGATAAACCAGCTTCTCCAGGACGCAGGCCACGAGGTAACAGATTACAGGATCGTCCCCAACAGCGCGACGTCCGTCGCTGACGCTCTGGAGGCGGCCTTGGAGAGTTCCCAGGTCGTAGTGGTCAGCGGCGGGACCGGGGTCTCCAGGAAAGACATCACGGTCGACGTCGTCGAGCCCCTTTTCGAGAGGAGACTTAGCGGGTTCGGTGAGCTCTTCCGACACCTCAGTTACCGTGAGATAGGCTCCGCCACCATCGTGAGCAGGGCCGTCGCCGGCACGATCGGGACGACGGTCATATTCTGTCTGCCAGGTTCAGAGGGCGCGGTCAAGCTGGCGATGAGGGAACTAATCCTGCCCGAAATATCGCACATCGTGGGGGAACTCGAGAAATGA
- the moaC gene encoding cyclic pyranopterin monophosphate synthase MoaC: MGGMVDIQDKTSTSRGAISEGFLLLRDGTLKAVRAGRTKKGDPVKTSEVAAIQAVKDTPRLIPFCHPIPLTNVAVELEVLDDRVRCECRVKAHYKTGVEMESLVGVTVALLTFWDMVKYLEKDQAGQYPHTRIEGIRVISKVK, encoded by the coding sequence ATGGGCGGAATGGTTGATATTCAGGACAAGACCAGTACCAGCCGCGGGGCGATTTCGGAGGGCTTTCTGCTACTCAGGGACGGGACGCTAAAGGCAGTTCGGGCGGGCCGGACGAAGAAAGGCGACCCAGTGAAGACCAGCGAGGTGGCCGCGATCCAGGCGGTCAAGGACACACCCCGGCTCATCCCGTTCTGTCATCCGATCCCCCTCACGAACGTGGCGGTCGAGCTCGAGGTCCTGGATGACAGGGTGCGATGCGAGTGCCGGGTCAAGGCACACTACAAGACGGGGGTCGAGATGGAGTCCCTGGTCGGCGTCACCGTTGCTCTCCTCACGTTCTGGGACATGGTGAAGTATCTTGAGAAGGATCAAGCGGGGCAGTATCCCCATACGAGGATCGAGGGCATAAGGGTAATCTCAAAGGTGAAGTGA
- a CDS encoding molybdenum cofactor biosynthesis protein MoaE, whose translation MISIQNEDISPEEIINALRAPEAGAVVSFLGVVRRDPDVASGLEVEAYEEMAMERLREIAKAAKKRFEILDIAIVHRIGRLALGDNITFIASSAAHRSDAFAATEWVLEEVKRTVPLWKKEI comes from the coding sequence TTGATATCCATTCAGAACGAGGACATCTCTCCCGAAGAGATAATCAACGCGTTGAGGGCCCCTGAGGCAGGGGCCGTGGTGAGCTTTCTTGGCGTCGTGAGAAGGGATCCGGACGTCGCCTCGGGGCTTGAGGTCGAGGCATACGAAGAGATGGCCATGGAAAGGCTGAGGGAAATAGCCAAAGCCGCAAAGAAGCGGTTCGAGATCCTGGACATTGCCATCGTCCACAGAATCGGGAGGCTCGCCTTGGGCGACAATATCACATTCATCGCCTCATCCGCCGCGCACAGGTCCGACGCCTTCGCCGCGACAGAGTGGGTGCTAGAAGAGGTTAAGAGGACCGTTCCTTTGTGGAAGAAGGAGATATAG
- a CDS encoding MoaD/ThiS family protein: MRIHLKLFATFREVVGERDIVMEVGAGSTVEDIVTELLGTYPRLKAHRDSMIYSVNKEYADPGATLSDGDEVGILPPVTGG, translated from the coding sequence ATGAGGATACACTTGAAGTTGTTCGCGACCTTCCGCGAGGTTGTCGGTGAGAGGGACATTGTCATGGAGGTTGGAGCAGGCTCAACGGTGGAGGACATCGTGACCGAGCTGTTGGGCACGTATCCGAGACTGAAGGCTCACAGGGACTCCATGATTTACTCTGTCAACAAGGAATATGCCGACCCAGGCGCAACACTTAGTGACGGGGATGAGGTCGGGATCCTACCGCCAGTGACCGGTGGTTGA